A genomic segment from Gemmatimonadota bacterium encodes:
- a CDS encoding threonine/serine dehydratase, whose product MLDLDSVQAAARRIAPHVFRTPVLRKELGSGATLFLKPENLQVTGSFKVRGAFNRMLLLPAECRGIVAHSSGNHARAVAHAGRVLAIPTTIVVPSTIPAAKRDPVVEDGATVVTVGPDSEERKERAIEIAAREGLSLVAPYDDFEVMAGQGTMVVELLEDAGALDRLYAPVSGGGLIAGCATAFSALGGGATIGVEPESADDTRQSLAAGRRVGIPPPETIADGLCVRIPGEKTWPIVQAFVSRVETVTDEEIRDAMAFALHRLKLVVEPSGAASLACALREGEGRCGVILSGGNVEPTLLAEVADGPRRW is encoded by the coding sequence GTGCTCGATCTCGACTCGGTCCAGGCAGCCGCTCGCAGGATCGCTCCCCATGTCTTCCGAACTCCGGTCCTCCGCAAGGAGCTTGGGTCCGGCGCGACCCTCTTTCTGAAGCCCGAGAACCTCCAGGTCACGGGGTCGTTCAAGGTACGAGGCGCCTTCAACCGGATGCTCCTGCTTCCCGCGGAGTGCCGGGGGATCGTCGCCCACTCCTCGGGAAACCACGCGCGGGCGGTGGCGCACGCGGGGAGGGTCCTCGCCATCCCGACGACCATCGTGGTTCCTTCGACGATCCCGGCGGCGAAGCGGGACCCCGTGGTGGAGGATGGGGCGACGGTCGTCACCGTGGGTCCCGACAGCGAGGAGCGGAAGGAACGGGCCATAGAGATCGCGGCGCGGGAAGGACTGTCGCTCGTCGCTCCGTACGACGATTTCGAGGTGATGGCGGGGCAGGGGACGATGGTCGTCGAGCTCCTGGAGGACGCGGGAGCCCTGGACCGCCTCTACGCTCCGGTTTCGGGCGGGGGGCTGATCGCCGGGTGCGCCACCGCCTTCTCGGCCCTCGGCGGGGGCGCGACGATCGGCGTCGAGCCGGAGTCCGCGGACGACACGCGCCAAAGCCTGGCCGCCGGCCGGCGCGTGGGCATTCCTCCACCCGAAACGATCGCGGACGGCCTTTGCGTGCGCATCCCGGGGGAAAAAACGTGGCCGATCGTCCAAGCCTTCGTCTCTCGCGTCGAGACGGTGACCGACGAGGAGATCAGGGACGCGATGGCCTTCGCGCTCCATCGCCTGAAGCTCGTCGTCGAGCCCTCCGGAGCGGCGTCCCTTGCCTGTGCGCTCCGGGAAGGGGAGGGACGGTGCGGAGTGATCCTCAGTGGCGGAAATGTCGAACCGACGTTGCTCGCGGAGGTAGCGGACGGTCCGAGGCGCTGGTGA
- a CDS encoding imelysin family protein gives MGDRVADYRFQDAARKLVERGAQRIVVVPLLASRFSGHYDHRSRMMKKMRRGLGGVGILLAAAGCGRGEAELEAMKGDVVATYAEIVHASYEDSFRAVEEMAAAIAVLLAAPSEESLAAARIAWLAAREPYGQTEAYRFYGGPIDAAGGPETLLNAWPLDEGYVDYVEGAPESGIVNDVAAYPKLDRELLVLLNEAGAEENLSVGFHAIEFLLWGQDLFADGPGRRPYTDYVAGVGRNAERRIEYLRIVTELQVEKMEGLVAEWAPNDATNYRTSFLALPRDEAVRRILVGIGVLAKSELAGERMFTAYDNQDQEDEHSCFSDNTHRDIAANALGLMNVLQGHYRRSDGSTISGVGMTALFREVDSELADEVEALATRSLRAVEAIPVPFDQAIVDPDSRPAVLDAVYALMDLGDRIAEGGSALGLTINTALPG, from the coding sequence ATGGGCGACCGCGTCGCTGACTACCGGTTCCAGGATGCGGCGCGAAAACTCGTGGAGCGTGGGGCCCAGCGGATCGTCGTCGTCCCGCTCCTCGCCTCCCGCTTCAGCGGCCACTATGACCACCGTTCGCGAATGATGAAGAAGATGCGCCGTGGGCTGGGCGGCGTGGGAATCCTGCTCGCGGCGGCGGGGTGCGGCCGAGGCGAGGCGGAGCTCGAAGCGATGAAGGGCGACGTCGTGGCCACGTACGCGGAGATCGTGCACGCGTCCTACGAGGACTCGTTCCGCGCAGTGGAGGAGATGGCGGCCGCGATCGCGGTCCTGCTCGCGGCGCCGTCGGAGGAATCGTTGGCGGCAGCGCGCATCGCCTGGCTGGCGGCTCGCGAGCCGTACGGGCAGACGGAGGCGTACCGCTTCTACGGCGGACCGATCGACGCGGCCGGCGGGCCCGAGACGCTCCTGAACGCCTGGCCTCTCGACGAGGGGTACGTGGATTACGTAGAGGGGGCCCCCGAGAGCGGGATCGTGAATGACGTGGCGGCTTATCCGAAGCTCGACCGGGAGCTCCTCGTCTTACTGAACGAGGCGGGGGCGGAGGAGAATCTGAGCGTGGGCTTCCACGCGATCGAGTTCCTGCTCTGGGGGCAAGACCTCTTCGCAGACGGGCCAGGGCGCCGGCCCTACACGGACTACGTCGCGGGAGTCGGGCGGAACGCCGAACGACGGATCGAATACCTGCGCATCGTCACGGAGCTCCAGGTGGAGAAGATGGAGGGGCTCGTGGCCGAGTGGGCACCGAACGATGCCACGAACTACCGCACCTCGTTCCTTGCGCTCCCTCGGGACGAGGCCGTGCGCCGAATCCTGGTCGGGATCGGGGTTCTCGCAAAGTCCGAGCTCGCCGGAGAGCGGATGTTCACGGCGTACGACAACCAGGACCAGGAGGACGAGCACTCCTGCTTCTCGGACAATACCCACCGCGACATCGCGGCGAACGCGCTCGGCTTGATGAACGTTCTCCAGGGCCACTACCGGCGGTCCGACGGGAGCACGATCTCGGGCGTCGGCATGACCGCGCTCTTCAGAGAAGTGGACTCCGAGCTCGCGGATGAGGTGGAGGCGCTCGCCACGCGGAGCCTGAGGGCAGTCGAGGCGATTCCCGTGCCCTTCGACCAGGCGATCGTGGATCCTGACTCGCGGCCCGCGGTACTCGATGCGGTCTATGCCCTCATGGATCTCGGTGACCGCATCGCGGAAGGGGGGAGCGCGCTCGGTCTCACGATCAACACGGCGCTCCCGGGGTGA
- a CDS encoding glycosyltransferase N-terminal domain-containing protein, with protein sequence MTSLSGLLYDPFVRLLRAASPLVGGGESKLARSVRGREGAALRLEMWGRDARDRERSLIWFHVPSVGEGLQARAVLDALRERGAPFQSVLTHFSASAEDLARKAPVDASDYLPWDVRAELRPLLGAVRPSVIAFTRTEVWPGLAAEAVAAGVPIVLIAATLPARSSRLNPLVRPFLRPAFGTLARVFAISDEDGARFLRLGVPEDRIEVTGDPGVDSAWARVRAADPAAAHLRPFRADPQPTLVAGSTWGEDEAVLVPALAAVREHFPALRAILAPHEPGEAHLRRLEEALRAAGLRSRRLAEVEREGSVSGTDVVIVDRVGVLASLYTVGGIAYVGGGFGTDGLHSVLEPAAAALPTLFGPRHEGSRGAMDLIRARGGAAVGDARELADALESWLSTPALREKASEQARRYIEAHRGASRRTADALSRFFSTSQGARS encoded by the coding sequence GTGACGTCCCTGTCGGGCCTTCTCTACGATCCCTTCGTTCGCCTCCTTCGGGCCGCTTCCCCCCTCGTCGGCGGCGGGGAATCCAAGCTGGCCCGGAGCGTGCGGGGTCGCGAAGGTGCGGCGCTGCGGCTCGAGATGTGGGGACGCGACGCCCGCGATCGGGAGCGTTCCCTCATCTGGTTCCACGTGCCGTCGGTCGGGGAGGGACTCCAGGCGCGCGCCGTTCTCGACGCCCTGCGCGAACGGGGTGCGCCCTTCCAGAGCGTGCTCACTCACTTCTCCGCGTCGGCCGAAGATCTGGCCCGGAAGGCCCCGGTGGACGCGTCCGATTACCTCCCCTGGGACGTGCGCGCCGAGCTGCGCCCCCTCCTTGGGGCCGTGCGTCCGTCCGTCATCGCCTTCACCAGGACGGAGGTCTGGCCCGGACTCGCTGCCGAGGCCGTCGCGGCGGGTGTCCCGATCGTGCTCATCGCCGCGACCCTTCCCGCGCGGTCCTCCCGCCTGAATCCGCTCGTCCGACCTTTCCTCCGCCCCGCCTTCGGGACGCTCGCGCGCGTCTTCGCGATCTCCGACGAAGACGGGGCGCGCTTCCTCCGGCTCGGCGTCCCTGAAGACCGAATCGAGGTGACCGGCGATCCGGGCGTGGATTCGGCGTGGGCGCGGGTGCGGGCCGCGGATCCGGCGGCAGCGCACCTCCGTCCCTTCCGTGCCGATCCGCAGCCCACGCTCGTCGCCGGATCCACCTGGGGTGAAGACGAGGCCGTCCTGGTGCCCGCGCTCGCGGCGGTGCGGGAGCATTTCCCCGCGCTTCGCGCGATCTTGGCACCCCACGAGCCCGGGGAAGCGCACCTTCGGCGGCTCGAGGAGGCCCTCCGCGCGGCGGGGCTCCGATCCCGGCGTCTCGCGGAGGTCGAGCGGGAGGGGAGCGTTTCCGGGACCGACGTCGTCATCGTAGATCGGGTCGGGGTCCTCGCCTCGCTTTATACCGTAGGGGGGATCGCGTACGTGGGGGGAGGCTTCGGCACCGACGGGCTGCATTCGGTTCTGGAGCCGGCTGCGGCGGCACTCCCCACCCTCTTCGGCCCGCGGCACGAGGGGTCGAGAGGGGCGATGGACCTGATCCGGGCCCGGGGCGGGGCGGCGGTGGGAGACGCGCGGGAACTCGCGGACGCGCTCGAGAGTTGGCTCTCTACCCCTGCCCTCCGCGAGAAGGCCTCCGAACAGGCGCGGAGGTATATTGAGGCCCACCGCGGCGCGTCCCGACGAACGGCGGACGCGCTGTCTCGGTTTTTTTCTACTTCGCAGGGAGCGCGATCGTGA
- a CDS encoding HTTM domain-containing protein, with the protein MEWRGGALAKVASAWNGHPVSPLPLVAFRLVFGLLAFAGAVRFVAKGWVETLYLEPEFLFTYAYLDWIRPLPGNWLYLVFGVQAVSALLIAAGRLYRPAAVAYFVSFTYVELLDKTTYLNHYVLVSFVAFLLIFLPLDRWGRLEWGGNGRGPAREPGGEGRAKPREDEARSRRAARAAPGWIANALRIQIGIVYLFAGLAKLNPDWLFSALPLRIWLSSRTGTPLVGPLFDEPWVAIAMSWGGAAFDLSIPFLLSWKRTRPWAYLAVVGFHGATALLFPIGMFPWIMIGATLVFFEGDELARVARVWRRAEGMRDAPARNRACLTPEVRLIPCVRPILAAFFAIQLFLPLRHLAYPGDVLWTEEGYRFSWRVMLLEKAGMVLYRVTDPASGRSWDVSPGDHLTMQQAKQMAFQPDMILDFAHHLAERLADVGMSGVEIRADAYVSVNGRPGALLVDPRVDLARMPRGLAPKGWILPAPGARPDLVIDSEDKLSGALPL; encoded by the coding sequence ATGGAGTGGCGTGGGGGGGCCCTGGCGAAGGTGGCCTCCGCCTGGAACGGGCACCCTGTGTCTCCCCTCCCCCTCGTCGCCTTCCGACTCGTCTTCGGACTTCTGGCGTTCGCCGGAGCCGTTCGATTCGTCGCGAAGGGATGGGTCGAGACGTTGTATCTTGAACCCGAGTTCCTCTTCACGTACGCGTACCTCGATTGGATTCGCCCCCTTCCGGGGAATTGGCTCTATCTCGTTTTCGGCGTCCAGGCGGTATCGGCTCTCCTGATCGCGGCGGGGAGACTGTATCGCCCGGCCGCTGTCGCCTATTTCGTCTCCTTCACCTATGTGGAGCTCCTCGACAAGACGACGTACCTGAATCACTACGTCTTGGTCTCGTTCGTCGCCTTCCTCCTGATCTTTCTTCCCCTGGATCGGTGGGGGAGGCTCGAGTGGGGAGGAAATGGTCGGGGCCCCGCGCGCGAGCCCGGAGGAGAGGGGAGAGCGAAGCCGCGAGAGGACGAAGCGCGTTCGCGAAGGGCGGCGCGGGCGGCGCCCGGCTGGATCGCGAACGCGCTCCGCATCCAGATCGGGATCGTCTACCTCTTCGCGGGACTCGCCAAGCTGAACCCCGATTGGCTCTTCTCGGCGCTTCCACTCCGGATCTGGCTTTCGTCCCGGACGGGGACTCCCCTCGTCGGGCCCCTATTCGATGAGCCATGGGTGGCCATTGCGATGAGCTGGGGCGGCGCGGCTTTCGATCTCTCCATTCCGTTTCTTCTCTCGTGGAAGAGGACGCGTCCGTGGGCCTACCTCGCCGTCGTGGGTTTCCATGGCGCGACGGCCCTTCTTTTCCCGATCGGAATGTTTCCCTGGATCATGATCGGGGCGACCCTCGTCTTTTTCGAAGGGGACGAGCTCGCACGGGTCGCACGAGTCTGGCGGAGGGCGGAGGGGATGCGGGACGCGCCGGCTCGGAACCGCGCCTGCCTCACGCCGGAAGTGCGCCTCATTCCTTGCGTTCGTCCGATCCTCGCCGCTTTTTTCGCGATTCAGCTTTTCCTCCCGCTCCGGCACCTCGCCTATCCGGGGGACGTGCTCTGGACCGAGGAGGGATATCGGTTTTCCTGGCGCGTCATGCTTCTGGAAAAGGCGGGAATGGTCCTCTACCGGGTGACCGATCCCGCTTCGGGGCGATCGTGGGACGTGAGTCCAGGGGATCATCTCACGATGCAGCAGGCGAAGCAGATGGCTTTCCAGCCCGACATGATCCTCGACTTCGCGCACCACCTGGCGGAGCGGCTCGCCGACGTAGGAATGTCCGGAGTGGAAATCCGAGCCGACGCTTACGTGAGCGTGAATGGGCGCCCCGGCGCCCTGCTCGTGGATCCGCGGGTGGATCTGGCGCGCATGCCGCGAGGTCTCGCACCGAAGGGCTGGATTCTTCCCGCGCCGGGCGCCCGGCCTGATCTCGTCATAGATTCGGAGGACAAGCTTTCCGGCGCCCTTCCGCTCTGA
- a CDS encoding rhodanese-like domain-containing protein, whose amino-acid sequence MTDGKAPGSEIPEITPTELNERMTKGQPITLVDVREPHEPEIADLPAWGQKLIPLRELPDRLDELQHDEPLVLYCRSGSRSGFATRFLREQGFEKVWNLKGGMLGWKREVDPSIQEY is encoded by the coding sequence GTGACGGACGGGAAGGCGCCGGGGAGCGAGATCCCCGAGATCACCCCGACGGAGTTGAACGAGCGGATGACGAAGGGGCAGCCGATCACCCTGGTGGACGTGCGTGAGCCGCACGAGCCGGAGATCGCCGATCTTCCCGCATGGGGGCAGAAGCTCATCCCCCTTCGGGAGCTCCCCGACCGATTGGACGAGCTCCAACATGACGAGCCGCTCGTGCTCTATTGCCGCTCCGGGTCGCGGAGCGGGTTCGCGACACGATTTCTCCGCGAGCAGGGATTCGAGAAGGTCTGGAATCTGAAGGGCGGGATGTTGGGGTGGAAAAGAGAGGTTGATCCGTCCATCCAGGAGTACTGA
- a CDS encoding alpha/beta fold hydrolase — protein MPALDPHDPPQWVDRTAYPFESRWLELPSGYRMHYVDQGEGETLLFVHGTPTWSFEWRRIIQALAPHARCVAPDLLGFGLSGRPRDGAYTPEWHAENLAHFVHRLGLDHLTLVVHDYGGPIGLPLALQNPGHVRRLVVMNTFMWSLKGDKRVERASKLVGGSLGRLLYRRLNFSLKVIMPSAFADKKKLTPELHSQYLAPFPDAWSRGAVLWPLAHALLGSDAFFTSLWERREALRAFPALVIWGTEDPAFPRDHLNRWREVLPHARIAELPVGHWPQEEAPEKVIAAMEDFLGLGHG, from the coding sequence GTGCCCGCGCTCGACCCGCATGATCCCCCGCAGTGGGTGGACAGGACTGCGTACCCGTTCGAGAGCCGTTGGTTGGAGCTTCCGAGCGGGTACCGGATGCACTACGTGGACCAGGGGGAAGGGGAGACCCTCCTCTTCGTGCACGGCACTCCGACCTGGTCCTTCGAGTGGCGCCGGATCATCCAGGCGCTCGCGCCGCACGCTCGGTGCGTGGCACCGGACCTCTTGGGATTCGGCCTCTCGGGGAGGCCGCGGGACGGGGCGTACACTCCGGAATGGCACGCGGAGAACCTTGCGCACTTCGTCCACCGGCTCGGCCTCGATCACCTCACCCTCGTCGTGCATGACTACGGGGGCCCGATCGGGCTTCCGCTCGCCCTCCAGAATCCGGGACACGTCCGCCGCCTCGTCGTGATGAACACCTTCATGTGGAGTCTGAAGGGAGACAAGCGCGTGGAGCGCGCCTCGAAGCTCGTCGGCGGATCGCTCGGGAGACTCCTTTACCGCCGACTGAACTTCTCGCTCAAAGTCATCATGCCGAGCGCCTTCGCGGACAAGAAAAAGCTCACGCCCGAGCTCCATTCACAGTATCTCGCCCCCTTTCCGGACGCCTGGTCGAGGGGCGCGGTGCTCTGGCCGCTCGCGCACGCGCTCCTCGGGTCGGACGCCTTCTTCACGTCGCTTTGGGAGCGCCGTGAAGCTCTCAGGGCCTTTCCAGCCCTCGTGATCTGGGGCACGGAGGACCCGGCCTTTCCTCGCGATCACCTGAATCGGTGGAGGGAGGTCCTCCCGCATGCGCGCATCGCGGAGCTCCCGGTCGGTCACTGGCCCCAGGAGGAGGCTCCGGAAAAGGTCATTGCGGCGATGGAGGACTTCCTCGGGCTGGGACACGGATGA
- a CDS encoding di-heme oxidoredictase family protein, with protein MNPWPGRPAPVAALVLLLSSCELAPPPHLLGGDTTIFDETPNAFAQPAPGLERDDELHFFVGNSFFNQNWVLAPASTEARDGLGPLFNTRSCAGCHFKDGRGRPPEGPREMGTGYLLRLSLPGAGSDGGPRPEPGYGGQLQDQGIPGVPAEGRAVIRYESVKGTFGDGEPWELRRPVVSIEDVAYGVLSEDLLVSARVAPQMIGMGLLEAVPEGAVLALADPEDADGDGISGRANRVWDEAAGAPALGRFGWKANQPTVAQQAAGAFLGDLGITTPMHPTNDCTEIQEGCRAAPGGGDPEIAEDDFRKVVLYASTLAVPAMRDAEDPRVVSGFHLFQETGCAACHTPTLHTEEHPTFAALSNQTIHPYTDLLLHDMGEGLADGRPDFEAEGREWRTPPLWGIGLVETVNGHTFYLHDGRARNLTEAILWHGGEAEGARDRFVALPGELRAALLRFLESL; from the coding sequence GTGAACCCATGGCCCGGCCGGCCGGCGCCCGTCGCCGCCCTCGTGCTTCTCCTCTCGTCATGTGAGCTCGCGCCTCCGCCGCATCTCCTCGGGGGCGACACCACGATCTTCGACGAGACGCCGAACGCATTCGCACAGCCCGCTCCCGGGCTCGAACGGGACGACGAGCTCCACTTCTTTGTTGGAAATTCCTTCTTCAATCAGAACTGGGTGCTCGCGCCCGCCTCGACCGAGGCGCGCGATGGGCTGGGCCCCCTCTTCAATACCCGTTCATGCGCGGGCTGCCACTTCAAGGACGGTCGCGGCCGTCCGCCCGAAGGCCCCCGGGAGATGGGGACGGGATACCTTCTTCGACTGAGCCTGCCGGGGGCAGGCTCGGACGGGGGCCCTCGTCCCGAGCCCGGCTACGGGGGGCAGCTACAGGATCAGGGTATTCCCGGCGTGCCCGCGGAGGGACGGGCGGTGATCCGATACGAATCGGTGAAGGGAACCTTCGGAGACGGGGAGCCGTGGGAGCTGCGCCGTCCGGTGGTCTCTATCGAAGACGTCGCATACGGGGTGCTGTCGGAGGACCTGCTCGTGTCGGCGCGGGTCGCTCCTCAAATGATCGGGATGGGGCTCCTCGAGGCGGTTCCCGAAGGCGCGGTGCTCGCCCTCGCGGATCCGGAGGACGCGGACGGCGACGGGATCTCGGGGCGGGCGAACCGCGTCTGGGACGAGGCGGCCGGCGCACCGGCGCTGGGCCGCTTCGGCTGGAAGGCCAACCAGCCGACCGTGGCACAGCAAGCGGCGGGTGCGTTTCTGGGGGATCTTGGGATCACGACCCCGATGCATCCGACGAACGACTGCACGGAGATCCAGGAGGGGTGCCGGGCGGCGCCGGGCGGCGGTGACCCGGAGATCGCCGAGGACGATTTCCGGAAGGTCGTCCTCTATGCGAGCACCCTGGCCGTGCCGGCGATGCGGGACGCCGAGGATCCGCGGGTGGTCTCCGGATTCCATCTCTTTCAGGAAACGGGGTGCGCGGCATGCCACACGCCGACGCTCCACACCGAAGAACATCCTACCTTTGCCGCGCTCTCGAACCAGACGATCCATCCGTATACGGATCTCCTGCTTCACGACATGGGAGAGGGGCTCGCGGACGGACGCCCGGACTTCGAAGCGGAAGGACGGGAATGGCGAACACCCCCTCTCTGGGGGATCGGGCTGGTGGAAACCGTGAACGGACACACCTTCTACCTCCACGACGGACGCGCGCGGAATCTCACCGAGGCGATCCTCTGGCATGGAGGGGAGGCGGAGGGAGCACGAGACCGCTTCGTCGCCCTTCCTGGAGAGCTGCGCGCCGCCCTCCTCCGCTTTCTGGAGTCCCTCTAA
- a CDS encoding imelysin family protein — translation MPGTFPVFASTVRLGRLALALALLSVPTACRGPDFDRGAMLHAIGTTVILPGQEALVLEAERLDAAAAAFAAAPTEEALLELRDRWLATELAWKGVQLFQFEGLLILHNAIEKRPARDDFIEETITALNRGALVALDTGFIESAGATSKGLGAIEHLIFPAGLDPSEVVAGFVMPGRGAYLRATAENLVAKTRELQAHWAPGEGGYLTTFVANDSDGADIRGSVSRLANRIIEAHEIATQHGLGRPMGRTMDGVPHPEEVEAPLSGHSLELLVATVETLRRTMDAGVDDYLDHLDLSGNAEPLSARIAAQYAVALNALREIEGPLEVAVIARPAQVETAYEEMRALIVLLKTEMAAQLGITVTFSDTDGD, via the coding sequence ATGCCCGGCACCTTTCCCGTTTTCGCGAGCACGGTGAGGCTTGGCCGCCTGGCATTGGCCCTGGCCCTCCTTTCTGTCCCGACCGCCTGTCGAGGACCGGATTTCGACCGCGGCGCGATGCTGCACGCGATCGGGACGACGGTCATCCTCCCCGGCCAGGAGGCGCTTGTCCTCGAAGCCGAGCGGCTCGACGCGGCGGCCGCGGCCTTCGCGGCGGCGCCCACGGAAGAAGCGCTTCTCGAGCTTCGAGATCGGTGGCTCGCGACCGAGCTCGCGTGGAAGGGGGTCCAGCTCTTCCAGTTCGAGGGCCTCCTCATCCTGCACAACGCGATCGAGAAGCGCCCGGCGCGGGATGACTTCATCGAAGAGACCATCACGGCGCTGAACAGGGGTGCGCTCGTAGCGCTCGATACCGGGTTCATCGAAAGCGCGGGGGCCACCTCGAAGGGGCTCGGGGCGATCGAGCACCTGATCTTTCCGGCCGGGCTCGATCCGAGCGAAGTCGTGGCCGGCTTCGTGATGCCCGGGCGTGGCGCCTATCTGCGCGCGACAGCCGAGAATCTCGTCGCGAAGACCCGGGAGTTGCAGGCGCATTGGGCGCCGGGTGAGGGCGGCTACCTCACCACCTTCGTCGCAAACGATTCGGATGGCGCGGATATCCGAGGCTCGGTGAGCCGCCTCGCCAACCGGATCATCGAGGCCCATGAGATCGCGACGCAGCATGGGCTGGGACGCCCGATGGGGCGCACGATGGATGGAGTTCCCCATCCCGAGGAAGTGGAGGCTCCATTGAGCGGGCATTCGCTCGAGCTCCTGGTCGCAACCGTGGAGACCCTTCGCCGAACGATGGACGCCGGCGTCGACGACTATCTGGACCACCTCGACCTCTCCGGAAACGCGGAGCCCCTCTCGGCTCGAATCGCGGCGCAATATGCGGTCGCCCTGAACGCGCTCCGGGAAATCGAGGGCCCCCTGGAGGTCGCGGTGATCGCACGTCCCGCGCAAGTCGAGACCGCCTACGAAGAGATGCGCGCGCTCATCGTCCTGCTCAAGACCGAGATGGCCGCCCAACTCGGGATCACGGTCACCTTCAGCGACACCGACGGGGACTGA
- a CDS encoding putative glycoside hydrolase, translating to MRSRVLAWGTGGAGLALVFGLWWGSTDRVLEPAPTADLEAPLHRRGIHVNAWAAGSARRSQELIELARRTELNTLVIDVKDATGYVSYPTSVALAREIGADRDVRVRDVRDLLTRMAEAGLWPVARIVVFKDPLLARARPDHAVQGPEGGAWVDGKGDLWVNPWDVRTWDYHVAIAREAVALGFREIQWDYIRFPDRPAEEMASTVYPGANGRARSAAVRGFLLHAREGLEDLGVPVTADVFGVTTTSTRDVGIGQVWESFIDVVDAALPMVYPSHYWEGSFGFQNPNAYPYEIVRRALTDALRRTEPIEGAGKIVPWLQAFTLGAPPYGPERVRAQIQAVYDVGLHEWMLWNPASVYAEAALEPAAEAMSVADPEQLDPPGS from the coding sequence TTGCGTAGTCGCGTTCTCGCATGGGGAACCGGGGGGGCGGGGCTCGCCCTCGTCTTCGGGCTCTGGTGGGGGAGCACGGATCGTGTGCTCGAGCCCGCTCCGACGGCGGATTTGGAGGCGCCCCTGCACCGGCGCGGGATCCATGTGAACGCCTGGGCCGCCGGATCCGCACGGCGCTCGCAGGAGCTGATCGAGCTCGCCCGCAGGACCGAGCTGAACACCCTCGTGATTGATGTGAAGGACGCGACCGGATACGTCAGTTATCCCACCTCGGTCGCGCTCGCCCGCGAGATCGGCGCCGACCGGGACGTGCGCGTTCGCGACGTCCGCGACCTCCTCACGCGGATGGCCGAAGCGGGACTCTGGCCCGTCGCCCGCATCGTCGTCTTCAAGGATCCTCTCCTCGCCCGGGCCCGACCGGACCACGCGGTACAGGGGCCCGAGGGAGGTGCCTGGGTGGACGGAAAGGGGGATCTCTGGGTGAATCCCTGGGATGTTCGCACCTGGGACTACCATGTCGCGATCGCTCGGGAAGCGGTCGCGCTCGGATTTCGCGAGATCCAGTGGGATTACATCCGCTTCCCCGACCGGCCGGCGGAGGAAATGGCTTCCACGGTTTACCCAGGCGCCAACGGGCGCGCCCGGTCCGCGGCGGTCCGCGGCTTTCTCCTCCACGCCCGGGAGGGGCTCGAGGACCTCGGGGTCCCGGTCACGGCGGACGTCTTCGGCGTCACGACCACCTCAACGCGGGACGTCGGGATCGGCCAGGTCTGGGAGAGTTTCATCGATGTGGTGGACGCCGCCCTTCCCATGGTCTATCCCTCGCACTACTGGGAGGGGAGCTTCGGCTTCCAGAACCCGAACGCCTATCCGTACGAGATCGTCCGGCGCGCTCTCACGGACGCCCTTCGTCGAACCGAACCGATCGAAGGCGCCGGTAAGATCGTCCCCTGGCTGCAGGCCTTCACCCTGGGCGCGCCGCCGTATGGCCCCGAGCGGGTGAGGGCCCAGATCCAGGCCGTCTACGATGTCGGACTGCACGAGTGGATGCTCTGGAACCCGGCGTCGGTTTACGCCGAAGCGGCGCTCGAGCCCGCGGCGGAAGCGATGTCCGTAGCGGACCCGGAGCAGTTGGACCCTCCGGGCTCTTGA